Part of the Polaribacter sp. Hel1_33_78 genome is shown below.
CTGCAATTTTGTATGCTGCTGATTTGTGTGGCGTTACAAAAATTATAAAAGTTGGCGGAATCCAAGCAATTGCAGCCTATACATTTGGTACAGAAACAGTTCCAAAAGTATATAAAATATTCGGGCCAGGAAATCAGTTTGTAACGGTCGCTAAACAATTAGCAACAAAATATGGTGTTGCAATTGATATGCCTGCTGGTCCTAGTGAATTGTTGGTGGTTGCCGATGATTCCGCAAACGCAAGTTATGTTGCATCAGATTTATTGAGTCAAGCAGAACATGGAGCAGACAGCCAAGTAATTTTGGTTTCTACTTCAAAAAAGATGATAGATAAAGTTTCAATAGAAATACAAAAACAACTTTTAGAATTGCCCAGAGTTGACATTGCACAGAAAGCAATCGCGAACTCAAAATCTATTTTTGTTGAGAATGATGAAACTGCTTTAGCTCTAATTAATGAATATGGTCCTGAACATTTCATTGTTTGTACGAATAACAATAATTTTTATATTGATAATATAGAAAATGCAGGTTCTGTTTTTATTGGAAATTATACTCCAGAAAGTGCTGGTGATTATGCTTCAGGCACAAATCATACATTGCCAACAAACGGATTTTCTAAAGCGTATTCAGGTGTAAATTTAGATAGTTTTACAAAAAGTATTACATTTCAAAAAATATCTAAAGAAGGAATAAAAAATATAGGAAAGGCTATTGAAGTTATGGCAGAGGCAGAAGGATTACAAGCTCATAAGAATGCAGTTTCAATTCGTTTAAAAGATTTAAAGTAACATCTTAATTGTAATGCTAAGCTTGTCTAATTTTTAGTAATATGAAAATAACTTTTAACATCAACAACCTAATTAGAGAAAACATTAAATCTCTAAAACCTTATTCCTCTGCAAGAGACGAGTATAAGGATGTATCTGCTGCTGAAATGATTTTCTTGGATGCAAATGAGAATCCATTTCAAAACGGTGTAAATCGATATCCAGACCCACAACAACATACGGTAAAAGATTTGTTATCTGAAATTAAAGGAATTGACAAGAAAAACATGTTATTAGGAAATGGTAGTGATGAAGTTTTAGATTTAATTTTCAGAGCCTTTTGTGAGCCAAATAGAGATAATATTATCACGTTACCTCCAACTTATGGCATGTATAGCGTTTTGGCAAATTTAAATGCTATTGAAAACAGAACCGTTTTATTAAACGAAGATTTTCAGCCTAAAGTGAGTCAGATTATAGAGGCAGCGGATTCAAATAGTAAAATTTTGTTTTTGTGTTCTCCAAATAATCCCACAGGAAATAGTTTTACTGCTGATGCCGTTGAAGAATTACTTTTAAATTTTAATGGCGTAGTGGTTTTAGATGAAGCTTATATTGATTTTTCAAATAAAGAAACTTGGTTAACAAAATTAGACGAATTTCCTAATTTAATAATAACACAAACTTTATCAAAAGCCTATGGTCTTGCAGGAATACGTTTGGGGATCTGTTATGCTTCAAAAGAAATTATTAAAATTTTAAATAATATAAAACCGCCCTATAACATAAACGAGCTAACCCAGCAAAGAGCAATGATAAGATTGCAAAAAATGACTGAGATTAAAAATGAAATTGCTCAATTAATTAGTGAAAGAAAACGCCTGAAAAAAGAGTTGGAATATTGTGTTCCTTTTATTGAAAAAGTATATCCTTCAGATGGTAACTTTCTATTAATAAAAGTTGACGACGCTACAAAACGTTACAATGAATTAATAGCCTATGGAATTGTCATAAGAAATAGAACGACACAGCCTTTATGTGATAATTGTTTACGTATAAGTGTTGGAGTTTTTGAAGAAAATCAACGTTTGATTAGAACTTTAAAATCCATATCATAAAGCATTATTCCGAGCATGCCTCGGAGTTATTAAAGAAAATAAAATGAGTAAAAAAGTATTATTTATTGACAGAGATGGAACTTTAGTTATTGAGCCACCTGTAGATTATCAATTAGATAGTTTAGAAAAGTTAGAATTTTACCCAAAAGTATTTCAATACATGGCAAAAATTGCTTCAGAATTGGAATATGAATTGGTAATGGTTACAAATCAAGATGGTTTGGGTACAAGCTCTTTTCCCGAAGATACTTTTTGGCCAGCGCAAAATAAAGTGATGAGTGCCTTTGAAAAAGAGGGCGTGATTTTTTCTGATGTTCTCATTGATAAGACTTTTCCGCATGAAAATGCTGCAACTAGAAAACCAAGGACAGGTTTGTTAACCAAGTACTTTTCTGAAGAGTATGATTTAGAAAATTCGTTCGTTTTAGGTGATCGGATTACAGATATGGAATTGGCTAAAAATTTAGGGTCTAAGGGAATTTATTTATCTGAAAACCCTTTATTAGGATTTGATGAAATAGAAACTTCAAAACAAGAAATTTCAGATTGCATCGCTTTAACTAGTAAGAATTGGGCTGAAATTTATGAGTTTTTAAAATTAAAAGATCGAGTTGCAGAAATCACAAGGAACACCAATGAAACCAAAATTTATATAAAATTAAATTTAGATGGTTCGGGTAAAAATGATATCAGTACTGGTTTATCATTTTTCGACCATATGCTCGATCAAATTGGAAGACATGGTGCTATGGATTTAACCATAAAAGTTGATGGAGATTTAGAAGTTGATGAACATCACACAATAGAAGACACCATGATTGCTTTTGGTGAATTATTCAACAAAGCACTTGGGAATAAATTAGGTATTGAAAGGTATGGTTTTTGTTTACCCATGGATGATTGTTTGGCGCAAGTTGCGGTTGACTTTGGTGGTAGAAATTGGTTAGAATGGGATGCTAAATTTAAACGAGAAAAAGTTGGTGATATGCCAACAGAAATGTTTTTTCACTTGTTTAAATCTTTTACAGATGGCGCAAAATGTAATTTAAATATAAAAGCTGAAGGAGTAAACGAACATCATAAAATAGAAGGTATTTTTAAGGCGTTTGCAAAAGCAATGAAAATGGCCGTTAAAAGGGATGCTAATAAAATGTTTTTACCATCAACAAAAGGAATGTTATAGATGAAATTAGTCATTATAGATTATGGAGCAGGTAACATTAAAAGTATTCAGTTTGCTTTTAAGCGTTTGGGTATAGATGCTGTTTTGTCAAATAATATTGATGAAATAAAACATGCCGATAAAGTAATTTTTCCGGGAGTTGGAGAGGCAAGCTCAGCAATGAAAATGCTCAAAGAAAGTGGACTAGATAAAAT
Proteins encoded:
- the hisD gene encoding histidinol dehydrogenase → MKTIINPSKKDWTQILERPTKTVDDIEKTVNQIFEDIHRNGNAAVQKYTDLFDGVSLENNIVSVEEIDEAITEVTQELKEAIKLAKDNITKFHIAQKTDKLFVETANGISCWQEKRAIQKVGLYIPGGTAPLFSTVLMLAIPATIAGCKEIVLCSPPNKEGKIHSAILYAADLCGVTKIIKVGGIQAIAAYTFGTETVPKVYKIFGPGNQFVTVAKQLATKYGVAIDMPAGPSELLVVADDSANASYVASDLLSQAEHGADSQVILVSTSKKMIDKVSIEIQKQLLELPRVDIAQKAIANSKSIFVENDETALALINEYGPEHFIVCTNNNNFYIDNIENAGSVFIGNYTPESAGDYASGTNHTLPTNGFSKAYSGVNLDSFTKSITFQKISKEGIKNIGKAIEVMAEAEGLQAHKNAVSIRLKDLK
- the hisC gene encoding histidinol-phosphate transaminase codes for the protein MKITFNINNLIRENIKSLKPYSSARDEYKDVSAAEMIFLDANENPFQNGVNRYPDPQQHTVKDLLSEIKGIDKKNMLLGNGSDEVLDLIFRAFCEPNRDNIITLPPTYGMYSVLANLNAIENRTVLLNEDFQPKVSQIIEAADSNSKILFLCSPNNPTGNSFTADAVEELLLNFNGVVVLDEAYIDFSNKETWLTKLDEFPNLIITQTLSKAYGLAGIRLGICYASKEIIKILNNIKPPYNINELTQQRAMIRLQKMTEIKNEIAQLISERKRLKKELEYCVPFIEKVYPSDGNFLLIKVDDATKRYNELIAYGIVIRNRTTQPLCDNCLRISVGVFEENQRLIRTLKSIS
- the hisB gene encoding bifunctional histidinol-phosphatase/imidazoleglycerol-phosphate dehydratase HisB, whose amino-acid sequence is MSKKVLFIDRDGTLVIEPPVDYQLDSLEKLEFYPKVFQYMAKIASELEYELVMVTNQDGLGTSSFPEDTFWPAQNKVMSAFEKEGVIFSDVLIDKTFPHENAATRKPRTGLLTKYFSEEYDLENSFVLGDRITDMELAKNLGSKGIYLSENPLLGFDEIETSKQEISDCIALTSKNWAEIYEFLKLKDRVAEITRNTNETKIYIKLNLDGSGKNDISTGLSFFDHMLDQIGRHGAMDLTIKVDGDLEVDEHHTIEDTMIAFGELFNKALGNKLGIERYGFCLPMDDCLAQVAVDFGGRNWLEWDAKFKREKVGDMPTEMFFHLFKSFTDGAKCNLNIKAEGVNEHHKIEGIFKAFAKAMKMAVKRDANKMFLPSTKGML